In Phlebotomus papatasi isolate M1 chromosome 1, Ppap_2.1, whole genome shotgun sequence, the following proteins share a genomic window:
- the LOC129803017 gene encoding zinc finger protein 878-like, producing the protein MDNLEVKLESFEHNSCRECGETFNEWTELMNHRENSHSLYTCKTCKKEEISVKDFEYHLQIHGGFRLFKCIICNENFSFLCELNDHLPKHLYEVTDLKKIEYVEVSEAHDEPCSQDIYIKTEDSDNEGNNLDEDVFSETEPGKIGEEERKCSELIEIDQVDKIKRGRPKETDVPRPMLKRRFKCSHCSTTTKTATSLKLHMRSHTGEKPYECADCGRYYLQKCALKIHITMKHDRNKKRTEVCQICGKGFYFVRRLKEHIREIHKKPREKYQRIHTGEKPFSCKKCNKVLSTKNSLKVHMASHGAPIHQCNSCEKSFKIRESLKKHVQRVHEERKFPCFHCGKKYASNGDAIRHMRQTHSKGEKD; encoded by the coding sequence ATGGACAATTTAGAAGTAAAACTTGAATCATTTGAACACAATAGCTGCCGGGAATGCGGAGAAACATTTAATGAATGGACAGAACTGATGAATCACAGAGAGAATTCACACAGTCTTTACACCTGCAAGACTtgtaaaaaagaagaaatatctGTAAAAGACTTTGAGTATCATCTTCAGATCCATGGTGGATTCAGGCTCTTCAAATGTATcatttgcaatgaaaatttttcatttctctGTGAACTCAATGATCACCTTCCTAAACATTTATATGAAGTTacagatttaaagaaaattgaatatgtgGAAGTATCAGAAGCACATGATGAACCCTGCTCCCAAGATATCTACATAAAAACAGAGGATTCTGATAATGAGGGTAACAATTTAGATGAAGATGTGTTTTCTGAGACAGAACCTGGTAAGATTGGTGAGGAGGAAAGGAAATGCTCTgaattaatagaaattgatcaaGTAGACAAAATAAAACGAGGAAGACCGAAGGAGACAGATGTACCACGTCCTATGTTGAAGAGGAGATTTAAATGTTCTCATTGTTCTACAACTACAAAAACAGCCACAAGTCTCAAACTTCACATGAGATCTCATACCGGTGAAAAACCATATGAGTGTGCTGACTGTGGAAGATACTATCTCCAGAAGTGTGCATTGAAAATTCACATAACTATGAAGCACGACAGAAACAAGAAAAGGACAGAAGTTTGTCAGATCTGTGGAAAAGgtttctattttgtaaggagaTTAAAGGAACATATTCGTGAGATTCATAAGAAACCACGAGAGAAATATCAAAGGATCCATACAGGCGAGAAGCCTTTTAGTTGTAAAAAGTGCAATAAAGTTTTATCTACAAAAAATAGTCTAAAAGTTCATATGGCTTCTCATGGTGCACCAATTCATCAGTGCAATTCTTGTGAAAAATCCTTCAAAATCCGAGAAAGTCTCAAGAAGCACGTGCAGAGAGTTCATGaggaaagaaaatttccctgttTTCACTGCGGAAAGAAATACGCTTCCAATGGAGATGCAATCAGACATATGAGACAAACCCATTCCAAAGGAGAGAAAGATTAA
- the LOC129802973 gene encoding zinc finger protein 888-like: MDYSEIKLESFEHNRCWECGETFKEWTDLVNHRENSHILYTCNTCTKEEKSVIDFEYHLQIHGGIRLFKCIICNENFSFLSELNDHLSKHLSEVRDLEKIEYVEASEIHDEPCSQDIDIKSEDSDNESNKLDHFPETEADQNIEEIKYSELMELGEEHKNKKTYNKSKKPKREKLKKKEQSRSKLEKKFKCPHCPQTAISPANLKHHIRTHTGEKPFECADCGKCYLQKCALRIHITMKHDSNKKRTEACHLCGKTFYFTRVLKNHIREIHTNRERYPCSICGKTYSSKHAVDSHIKSHVEEPKEYNCPKCDKVYKTYIGMRQHNRQVHIFGKQFKCNWESCEFSSCNKERLILHKRTHTGEKPFKCKLCGKFFSSKSSLKSHIVYHGAPMHQCDLCEKSFKTQQCLKVHIHRIHAERKFNCLVCDKKYASNSDAMRHMRDTHSIGKKDKIDKVNKQEEEGCLRINKKVSC; encoded by the coding sequence atgGATTACTCGGAAATTAAACTTGAATCATTTGAACACAATCGCTGCTGGGAATGTGGAGAAACATTTAAAGAATGGACAGATTTGGTAAATCACAGAGAGAATTCGCACATTCTTTACACTTGCAACACATGTACGAAAGAAGAAAAATCCGTGATAGACTTTGAGTATCATCTTCAGATCCATGGTGGAATCAGGCTCTTCAAATGTATcatttgcaatgaaaatttttcattccTCTCTGAACTCAATGATCACCTTTCCAAACATTTATCTGAAGTAAGAGATTTGGAGAAAATTGAATATGTGGAAGCATCGGAAATACATGATGAACCCTGTTCCCAAGATATCGATATAAAATCAGAAGACTCTGATAATGAGAGTAACAAATTAGATCATTTTCCTGAGACAGAAGCTGATCAGAATATAGAAGAGATTAAATATTCAGAATTAATGGAATTGGGTGAAGAACACAAAAACAAGAAGACATATAATAAGTCAAAAAAGCCAAAACgagaaaaacttaagaaaaaagaaCAGTCACGTTctaagttagaaaaaaaattcaaatgtccTCATTGTCCTCAAACTGCAATATCACCCGCTAATCTGAAGCATCATATTCGGACTCATACAGGTGAAAAGCCATTTGAATGTGCTGACTGTGGAAAATGCTATCTTCAGAAGTGTGCATTGAGAATTCACATAACTATGAAGCACGATAGCAATAAGAAAAGAACGGAAGCATGTCATCTATGCGGGAAAACTTTCTATTTTACACGTGTCCTAAAGAATCATATTCGTGAAATTCACACCAATCGAGAAAGATATCCTTGTTCAATTTGCGGCAAAACCTATTCGTCCAAACACGCTGTTGACTCCCACATAAAGAGTCACGTAGAAGAACCTAAAGAATATAATTGTCCTAAGTGCGACAAGGTATATAAAACTTATATAGGGATGAGGCAACATAATCGCCAAGTTCATATTTTTGGCAAGCAATTCAAATGTAATTGGGAATCCTGTGAATTCAGTAGTTGCAACAAAGAAAGACTGATTCTACATAAAAGGACACATACGGGCGAAAAGCCATtcaaatgcaaattatgcggtaaatttttctcttcaaaaaGCAGTCTCAAAAGTCATATAGTTTATCACGGTGCACCAATGCATCAGTGCGATCTTTGTGAGAAATCCTTCAAAACCCAACAATGTCTCAAGGTTCATATACACAGAATTCATGCAGAAAGGAAATTCAATTGTCTGGTATGCGATAAAAAATATGCTTCCAATTCAGATGCAATGAGACACATGAGAGATACCCATTCCATAGGAAAGAAAGACAAAATCGACAAAGTCAACAAACAGGAGGAAGAAGGTTGTCTTcgaattaataaaaaagtttCTTGTTGA
- the LOC129805481 gene encoding zinc finger protein Xfin-like — translation MECLEVKLESNEPICCWECGETFKEWTELLKHRESIHDHYTCKSCTKEETSLVDFEYHLQIHGGMKNFKCVICHENFSFLFELNDHLPKHLSMGKTTKKSESAKVSSENVDVKSEESEDEESNEDNHFEDDIFTETETARKDEETNPPELIEQEEVQKKKRGRPKKPKLPYSQLERRFKCPHCPLTAKTSTNLKLHLRTHTGEKPFECAECGKCYVQKIALRIHMTMKHDSNKKKTEVCQICGKTFYFMRRLKNHIREIHTNRERYPCSICGKTYSAKNSVAIHMHSHFKKAEAFPCPKCNKKFDTHVRMMQHHRQAHIYAKQHKCEWESCEYSTFCKAMLRKHQRKHTGEKPYSCNVCNKFFSSTTGLNIHTAHKHGVPTHQCTLCEKSFKVQESLKKHVQRVHEERKFPCLACEKKYASNADAMRHMRDTHSIRKTEKVKKQQIMDNLQVKLESFEHIRCWECGEIFKEWTELANHRENSHNLYTCKTCTKEEISVMDFEYHLQIHGGIRLFKCIICHENFSFLFELNDHLPKHLSEVKDLEKIEYVKASESHEHDEPCSQDIAIKTEDSDNESNNMDQDIFPETEPDQNEEEVKHSELIEMGQEYKIKRGRPKKTELRRPKPERKFKCPHCPKTTKTATNLKLHIRTHTGEKPYECADCGKCYVQKCALKVHITMKHDRDKKKTEICQICGKGFYFSRRLRNHIREIHTNRERYPCSICGKTYSAKNGVAIHMQSHFKNPQAFPCPKCNKKFDTHIQMMQHHRQVHIYAKQHKCEWESCEYRSSCKAMLREHARKHTGEKPYGCKICNKFFSSTTSLNSHNAHKHGAPTHQCTLCEKSFKVQESLKKHVQRVHEERKFPCLACEKKYASNADAMRHMRDTHSIKKKNDKVKKQE, via the exons ATGGAATGTTTAGAAGTAAAACTTGAATCAAATGAACCAATTTGTTGCTGGGAATGCGGTGAGACATTCAAAGAATGGACAGAACTCTTAAAGCACAGAGAAAGTATACATGATCACTACACCTGCAAATCCTGTACGAAGGAAGAAACATCTCTGGTGGACTTTGAATATCATCTTCAGATCCATGGAGGAATGAAGAACTTTAAATGTGTCATATGCCATGAAAACTTTTCCTTCCTTTTTGAGCTCAATGATCATCTTCCTAAACATTTATCCATGGGCAAAACTACGAAGAAATCAGAATCCGCGAAAGTATCCTCTGAAAATGTCGATGTAAAAAGTGAGGAATCTGAAGATGAAGAATCAAATGAAGATAACCACTTCGAAGATGATATTTTTACTGAGACAGAAACCGCTAGGAAAGATGAAGAAACAAATCCACCTGAATTAATCGAACAGGAAgaagttcaaaagaagaaacGAGGAAGACCTAAAAAACCGAAATTGCCATATTCACAATTGGAAAGAAGATTCAAATGCCCTCATTGTCCTTTAACTGCAAAAACATCTACAAACCTTAAGCTTCATCTTCGAACTCATACAGGGGAGAAGCCATTTGAGTGTGCCGAATGTGGAAAATGCTATGTGCAGAAGATTGCTCTGAGGATACACATGACTATGAAGCACGACAGTAACAAAAAGAAGACGGAAGTTTGTCAGATTTGTGGAAAAACCTTCTATTTCATGCGCCGATTGAAGAATCATATCCGTGAAATTCACACCAATCGAGAGAGATATCCTTGTTCTATTTGTGGCAAAACCTACTCAGCCAAGAATAGTGTAGCTATTCACATGCATAGCCATTTCAAAAAAGCCGAAGCATTTCCTTGCCCCAAGTGCAATAAGAAATTCGATACTCACGTCCGGATGATGCAGCATCATCGGCAAGCTCATATCTATGCCAAGCAACACAAATGTGAATGGGAATCATGTGAATACAGTACTTTTTGCAAAGCAATGCTCCGTAAACATCAAAGGAAGCATACAGGAGAAAAGCCGTACAGTTGCAAcgtttgcaataaatttttctcttcAACCACCGGCCTAAACATCCACACTGCTCATAAACACGGTGTACCAACTCATCAGTGTACACTTTGTGAGAAATCCTTTAAAGTACAGGAGAGCCTCAAGAAGCACGTACAGAGAGTTCATGAGGAAAGGAAATTTCCCTGTCTGGCATGTGAAAAGAAATATGCTTCCAATGCAGATGCAATGAGACACATGAGAGATACTCATTCCATAAGGAAGacagaaaaagtcaaaaaacagca aataATGGACAATCTACAGGTAAAATTAGAATCATTTGAACATATTCGCTGCTGGGAATGTggagaaatatttaaagaatggACAGAACTGGCAAATCATAGAGAGAATTCACACAATCTTTATACTTGTAAAACTTGTACAAAAGAAGAAATATCTGTAATGGACTTTGAGTATCATCTTCAGATCCATGGTGGAATCAGACTCTTCAAGTGTATCATCTGCCATGAGAACTTTTCGTTCCTCTTTGAACTCAATGATCACCTACCCAAACATTTATCTGAAGTCAAAGATTTGGAGAAAATTGAATATGTGAAAGCATCGGAATCACATGAACATGATGAACCCTGCTCCCAAGATATCGCTATAAAAACAGAGGATTCCGATAATGAGAGCAACAACATGGACCAAGACATTTTTCCTGAGACAGAACCTGATCAGAATGAAGAAGAGGTCAAACATTCTGAGCTAATAGAAATGGGCCAAGAGTACAAAATAAAACGAGGAAGACCCAAGAAAACAGAATTGCGACGTCCCAAGCCCGAACGGAAATTTAAATGTCCTCATTGTCCTAAAActacaaaaacagctacaaatcTCAAGCTTCATATTAGAACTCATACCGGTGAAAAACCATATGAGTGTGCTGACTGTGGAAAATGCTATGTCCAGAAATGTGCATTAAAAGTCCACATAACAATGAAgcacgatagggacaaaaagaaGACGGAAATTTGTCAGATATGCGGGAAAGGATTCTATTTTTCGCGCAGATTGAGGAATCATATCCGTGAAATTCACACCAATCGAGAGAGATATCCTTGTTCCATCTGTGGTAAAACCTACTCGGCCAAGAATGGTGTGGCCATCCATATGCAGAGTCACTTTAAAAATCCTCAAGCATTCCCATGTCCCAAATGCAATAAGAAATTCGACACTCATATCCAGATGATGCAGCACCATCGACAAGTTCATATTTATGCTAAACAACACAAATGTGAATGGGAATCCTGTGAATACAGATCTTCTTGCAAAGCAATGCTCCGCGAACACGCAAGAAAGCATACTGGAGAAAAACCCTATGGTTGCAagatttgcaataaatttttctcttcCACTACAAGTCTCAACAGCCACAATGCTCATAAGCACGGTGCGCCAACACATCAGTGTACACTTTGTGAGAAATCCTTCAAAGTACAGGAGAGTCTCAAGAAGCACGTACAGAGAGTTCATGAGGAAAGGAAATTCCCTTGTCTGGCATGCGAGAAGAAATACGCTTCTAATGCAGATGCAATGAGACACATGAGAGACACTCATTCCATAAAGAAAAAGAACGACAAAGTAAAAAAGCAGGAGTAA
- the LOC129802988 gene encoding uncharacterized protein LOC129802988 has translation MPKNKKIKNKRVNSVLNRYQKSKYQRSEEIDKQRFHQCEEKSTMSDREMDEDGILVPDDDMRQERNQQIKMADDITISSAQLEDIIGVSSTSQQMTPNDPKSKTESPLKYQLNDKGPFFIIMKHEELRYTEIAKIVLISVGRPKIDQIIKLDDHSVKVKLKDADSANKILKSQSLARLQNVNVSIPPMYLNSIGIIDNVAITHTTEEILEALDSDNQITKIERMTKWDPVYKKATPMEQIKIHFRCFTLPRTVKLFMINFRVRFFFPRPTYCVKCLSYGHYKKICRQKPKCGICTKETEGQHECEQFCKFCETTDHQTNDRTCKERIRQAELTKIMIKEKMTYKEAVQALKEGEKNTTAFPRLPRIDLSEEYAKLKELSQKTADLQTQLDNMKLQNDKVKQVLREICTLATAEESQKNHTLMMRRLLTILEENQDILD, from the coding sequence ATgcctaaaaacaagaaaatcaaGAATAAAAGAGTGAATTCAGTGCTAAATAGATACCAGAAGTCAAAATATCAGCGCAGTGAAGAGATTGATAAACAGAGATTTCATCAGTGTGAAGAAAAATCCACGATGAGTGATAGAGAAATGGATGAAGATGGAATACTGGTTCCTGACGACGACATGCGGCAAGAAAGAAATcagcaaatcaaaatggcggatgatATCACCATCTCTTCTGCTCAGTTAGAGGATATAATTGGTGTTTCTTCTACCAGCCAACAGATGACGCCAAACGATCCAAAGTCAAAAACTGAGTCTCCACTCAAATATCAGTTGAACGACAAAGGACCATTCTTCATAATAATGAAACACGAAGAACTGCGTTATACTGAGATTGCTAAAATCGTATTGATCAGCGTTGGGAGACCTAAAATTGACCAAATCATTAAACTCGATGATCACAGTGTGAAGGTGAAACTAAAGGACGCTGATTCTGCAAACAAGATTCTTAAAAGTCAGAGTTTGGCCAGACTTCAAAATGTGAATGTTTCTATCCCACCAATGTACCTAAATTCAATTGGTATAATTGACAACGTGGCTATAACACACACAACAGAGGAAATTCTTGAAGCCTTGGACAGTGACAACCAAATCACAAAGATTGAAAGAATGACTAAGTGGGATCCAGTTTACAAAAAAGCAACACCGATGGAACAAATCAAAATCCACTTCAGGTGTTTTACACTTCCCAGAACAGTGAAGCTATTCATGATCAACTTCAGGGTAAGATTCTTCTTTCCCAGGCCAACTTATTGTGTCAAATGCTTAAGTTATGGTCACTACAAAAAAATTTGCCGACAAAAGCCAAAATGTGGTATCTGCACAAAGGAAACTGAAGGACAACATGAATGTGAGCAATTCTGTAAGTTTTGTGAAACCACGGATCATCAAACAAATGACAGAACCTGCAAAGAAAGAATCAGACAAGCGGAACTAACCAAAATCATGATCAAGGAGAAGATGACCTACAAGGAAGCAGTTCAAGCTTTAAAAGAAGGAGAGAAGAATACAACAGCGTTTCCCAGACTCCCAAGGATTGACTTGAGTGAAGAATACGCAAAATTGAAGGAATTATCACAAAAAACGGCAGATTTGCAGACCCAATTGGACAACATGAAGCTGCAAAATGACAAAGTGAAACAGGTGCTCCGAGAGATCTGTACCCTGGCTACTGCAGAGGAGAGCCAAAAAAATCATACACTCATGATGAGAAGGTTGCTGacaattcttgaagaaaatcaagatattttggatTAA
- the LOC129803033 gene encoding zinc finger protein 62 homolog: MSLMDFEYHLQIHGGFKIFKCIICSENFSFLSELNDHLPNHLSKDDILEITESPKVPTQNVEVKIEKSKDEQANEDKQDKEANEENYFEDDIPAIETTKKDEETNPSELMEQEQVEKKKRGRPKKGKLPKNSKLPHSLLERKFKCTNCPFAAKTSTNLKLHFRMHTGIKPYECAVCDKAYAVKKSLINHLFMKHNKNKKKTEVCQICGKAFYFVKSLEIHMRQIHPSQRERYPCFVCGKTYASRGTVSTHMKSHIKQSGDYPCSKCNKSFDTRAAMLRHLRNIHIEPRKFLCNYESCNFGTISRAVLREHERTHTGEKPFQCNICNTTFAKKISVERHIAQRHKPATLQCEFCDKVFKITASLRLHIRRVHLERKIPCPVCDKRYASKRDLTRHMKDSHSAKKNKTEKE; encoded by the coding sequence ATGTCTCTGATGGACTTTGAATATCATCTTCAGATTCATGGTGGATTCAAGATCTTCAAGTGTATCATCTgtagtgaaaatttttcttttctctctgAGCTAAATGATCACCTTCCTAATCATTTGTCCAAAGATGACATTTTGGAAATAACTGAATCTCCGAAAGTACCCACTCAAAATGTTGAagtaaaaattgagaaatctaAAGATGAACAAGCCAATGAAGATAAACAAGATAAAGAAGCCAATGAAGAGAATTACTTTGAAGATGATATTCCTGCTATAGAAACTACTAAGAAAGATGAAGAAACAAATCCATCTGAATTAATGGAACAAGAACaagttgaaaagaaaaaacgaggAAGGCCTAAGAAAGgcaaattaccaaaaaatagCAAATTGCCACATTCACTGttggaaagaaaattcaaatgtaCTAATTGTCCTTTTGCTGCAAAAACATCTACAAATCTTAAACTTCACTTTCGAATGCACACCGGAATCAAGCCATATGAATGTGCAGTCTGTGATAAGGCATATGCAGTAAAAAAAAGCCTGATAAACCACCTGTTTATGAAGCacaacaagaacaagaagaaaaccGAAGTCTGCCAAATTTGTGGAAAAGCATTCTACTTTGTCAAAAGCTTGGAGATTCACATGCGACAGATTCATCCATCTCAACGTGAAAGATATCCCTGTTTTGTATGTGGGAAAACATACGCATCGAGAGGAACTGTGAGCACTCACATGAAAAGTCACATCAAACAATCCGGAGATTATCCTTGTTCCAAATGTAATAAGTCGTTTGACACCCGCGCAGCAATGCTTCGGCATCTTCGTAACATACATATTGAGCCAAGGAAGTTCCTATGCAATTATGAATCCTGTAACTTTGGTACAATATCCCGCGCAGTACTTCGGGAACACGAAAGGACTCACACAGGAGAAAAACCCTTCCAGTGCAACATTTGCAATACTACCTTTGCTAAAAAAATTAGTGTTGAACGCCATATAGCGCAACGCCACAAACCGGCCACGCTTCAATGTGAATTCTGTGACAAAGTCTTCAAAATCACTGCTTCATTGAGACTTCACATCCGGAGAGTACATTTAGAGAGgaaaatcccatgccctgtgtgCGATAAGCGATATGCATCGAAAAGAGACCTCACCAGGCATATGAAAGATAGTCATTCCGCAAAAAAGaataaaacagaaaaagaataa
- the LOC129802982 gene encoding zinc finger protein 26-like, producing MDDSEVKLETNNYLFCRECGQVYKEWADLLNHRESTHNLYTCKSCAKEETSLVDFEYHLQIHGGMKIFKCIICNENFSFLSELNDHLPTHMPDDRTTPPDDEEYPQPLQTITEVHNDEVKAEDSDQADRHFDETEENEDSRDSKDLLSRMQMMKKKPEKRKRGRTEKQKLQYALLEKAFKCPQCPHSSKTASNLKLHLRTHTGIKPYECAVCGKKYAVKGSLRNHLIMKHNRSKRKTEVCQICGKAFYFVQRLRIHVREIHSSQRERYPCFVCGKTYASRGTVAIHMQSHAKQSGAHPCPKCNKSFDTHVAMLQHHRHMHVAPKKYLCNYETCNFRSVSRSVLLEHQRTHTGEKPFQCSICNTAFATKAAVGRHVAQRHNPATLQCEFCEKVFKVSATLRCHIRRVHLERKIPCPVCDKRYASKGDLTRHMKDSHSAKKNKTEKE from the coding sequence atgGATGATTCGGAAGTCAAATTAGAAACTAATAATTATCTGTTTTGCCGAGAATGTGGACAAGTGTATAAGGAATGGGCAGATCTTTTAAATCATAGAGAAAGTACACATAATCTGTATACATGCAAATCCTGCGCCAAAGAAGAAACATCTCTGGTAGACTTTGAATACCATCTTCAGATCCATGGGGGAATGAAGATCTTTAAGTGTATCATTTGCAACGAAAACTTTTCCTTCCTCTCTGAACTCAATGATCATTTACCGACTCATATGCCAGATGATAGAACTACTCCGCCGGATGATGAAGAATACCCTCAGCCCCTTCAGACAATCACTGAAGTACATAATGATGAAGTAAAAGCAGAAGATTCTGACCAAGCTGATAGGCATTTCGATGAGACAGAAGAAAATGAAGATAGTCGAGATTCCAAGGATCTTCTTAGTAGAATGCaaatgatgaagaaaaaaccaGAAAAACGTAAAAGAGGACGAACTGAGAAACAAAAATTGCAATATGCCTTACTTGAGAAGGCCTTTAAATGTCCACAATGTCCTCACAGCTCAAAAACAGCATCCAACTTGAAGCTGCACCTTCGAACGCACACCGGAATCAAGCCATATGAATGTGCAGTGTGTGGAAAGAAATATGCAGTAAAAGGCAGCCTAAGAAATCACCTGATTATGAAGCACAACAGGAGCAAGAGGAAAACTGAAGTCTGCCAAATTTGCGGAAAAGCATTCTACTTTGTCCAGAGATTGAGGATACATGTGCGAGAGATTCATTCATCTCAACGTGAAAGATATCCCTGTTTTGTATGTGGGAAAACATATGCATCGAGAGGAACTGTGGCCATTCACATGCAGAGTCATGCCAAACAATCTGGAGCTCATCCCTGTCCCAAGTGCAATAAATCTTTTGACACCCATGTAGCAATGCTTCAGCATCATCGTCATATGCATGTTGCCCCAAAGAAGTACCTATGCAATTATGAGACCTGCAACTTCCGATCAGTATCCCGATCAGTACTTCTAGAACACCAAAGGACACACACAGGTGAAAAACCCTTCCAATGCAGCATTTGCAATACTGCCTTCGCCACCAAAGCTGCTGTTGGACGTCATGTAGCTCAACGCCACAATCCTGCCACGCTTCAATGTGAATTCTGTGAGAAGGTTTTCAAAGTCTCCGCTACATTGAGATGTCATATCCGGAGAGTACATTTAGAGAGgaaaatcccatgccctgtgtgCGATAAGCGATATGCATCGAAAGGAGACCTCACCAGGCATATGAAAGATAGTCATTCCGCAAAAAAGaataaaacagaaaaagaataa